Genomic window (Vigna radiata var. radiata cultivar VC1973A chromosome 1, Vradiata_ver6, whole genome shotgun sequence):
GCAGCAACCGAGAGACAAAGGCATAGTAATAACTTTTGTCTCTCACATCACTTTCTCCTTATTTTGTTTCTAACCTCTTCTAAGGTGTGGTGTAGCCCCTGAAAACACTAGGTGGCCCCATACCCAACAAAATATGCCCATCACCCATAACAGGACATTTTACAACTATAAACCACAATTCTACTATTTCAAGTTCAGGCCACAATCACTGCCNACCATGAATTGatgtttaaatttcaaaatctagactaagaaaagataagaaagCATTAAAACAACTCATGCTTTTGTTGGAAACatgtcaaaatattgttttgactGGTTAAACACACCTATGGCATAAACACTAAACACAGCAAACAATCACATCTTGTTGGATTTCGCAAGAATCGATTTAGTTTtgacaatttttatatatatatatatatatatacatcatCACCTAACAATTTGAATTTTATCCTTTATGCAGGGATATTCTATAAtagtgttttcttttctatgtGATGTGAGCATATAAGTAAATCTTAAACCAACTGGCAAAAGGAGGATGAATTAATCAAAGCTGGTTTGGTGGCATAAATCGCCCATCCTTACTAAGGTGGCGATCACGTTCACAACCAACTATTTTGGCAATAATAAAAGCGGTGATACACACCACCGACGGGACATCGCAACCAACCATCAAAGGACAGCTGCTAACATCTCTATTAGAAGTTTTCAACGGACACAAGGATTCAACAAAAGTAAAAGCCATGTTTAAAGcaaaagtaataattacaatcaaCCAGAATGCAACAGCAATAACTAATGGAACAGATATCCACTCCCCCCAATGTATTAATTGggaagaaaaaggaggagaaggcaCAATGGGGAtttgaggagaaaaaaaaaaaaaaaagaaggaagaaattcGAAAGTTTGGTGCCAAAGAAATTTGAGGCCCAAGCTACAGAATACAACCAACATACGCACAGGATTAGCAGGTAAAATATGGGCTCTGACTCTGACAAAGCAAAGTCGAGAGGAAACTTGGGCAGAAGATACATCTTCTACAATTCTATATCATTGACGGGATCATGTTGGATTTGATCCTGGTCCTCTTTAAGACTAGACCTTCGTAACTCTTCTATGCTCCTTACCACTTCAGACATTGAAGGGCGCTTGTCTGGGTATTGTGCTGCACAATCAACTGCAAGTTGCAACAACTGAACCATCTCCTCTTCCACATTCTGATACCTAAGGAGCTCAAGATCAAAGACCTCAGAAGTCCACTCTTCTCTAACCACAGATTGAACCCATCTGGGAAGGTCTACTCCTTCCTCATTCAGGAGAGCATGGGTAGGTGCCTTCCCAGTCAGAAGTTCCAATAGTAACACACCAAAACTGTACACGTCTGCCTTCTGAGACACTCTGCGAGGATCAGTCACCTCAGGTGCACGGTAGCCGGCGACCCGGTTGGGGGTAGAGGAGGGGCCAACGAGGTGTGCAAGGCCAAAGTCAGACACTCTGGCATCATATGACTTGGTTAAGAGGATGTTGGATGACTTTATATTCCCATGAGAAACATTAGGCCCTCGTGAATGCAGGTACTCAATGCCACGGGCGGCTCCAAGCGCAATGCCTGATCTCACTTCCCAATTCAGGGGAGTCCTACCCGCCCCTTTGTTTCCTGTAATCAAATAAAGATCAGAAACACTACCCACGGCACCGTACCACAGTAGGTACACTACTGAGTAATGAATGAGCCTTGGCCTCAGGCCGTATTTCATACAGTTCCAATGAGCCTATGGGATTTGGAAGCCGTTGAAATAAACAGTGCAAATTTtcaacttgaaaagaaaataaaaaagtacttAGAACATGAATCAGTATCTGCTTAAAGCCTAGTCTAGTAATAGCAGGAGAAGGAGAGGCAATTCACGTTATCCATTGGGACCTAAAAGATATAGTGCGAATCACATCTTCAATAACCCCATCAATATACATAAAAGAGGGAATGTAAAATGCATTTAAGATTCTAATTCCTAAAGCATGTCACCGCAGATGCagagaaatgaaaaatcacTAACGTAGCCATGCCATGATGCATTGCCCAAAAAAGAAACTCAATTACAGTCAGTAATGATTGTCCAAGAACTGGAAAAGGGCGAAATTGAGTGAAAAGCAAGCccagaaaataatgaaaagagaGAAGTAATGGAAAAGCTGACTAACCATGTAAAAGTGCAGACAAGCTTCCCATGGGCATGTAATCATACACAAGGAGCTTCTCATCCCTACTGAAATAGAAAGCTCTGAGAGGAACCAAACTCTCATGATCCATTGCTCCCACCGCTTCAATCTTCTCCTTAAACTCCTTCTCAGAAATCGTCACATCCTTCAACCTCTTCACCGCCACCACTGGCCCTGCCTCCAGCACCGCCTTATACGCCGTCCCGAAAGTCCCTTTCCCCAAAACCTCCGCCGAAGCCCTGAGCAAATCCTCCAAATCGAACGCCCTTGCCGCATTCCCGAAAAACACCAACTTCTTCGCTGCCCCACCACCGTTCACTTCAGCCTTGTTCCCCGCCGAAACCGCAGCCACAGCCGCCGCAGAATTGCCGTTGGCATGACCGCCGTTCTCGACATCCGGAATCCCCTTCTCCGCAAGAACCGGAGCATCGGCCTCGGGATGTTTGACAGTAGCAATGTCGACCGCGCTGGTCTTCTTGGCAGTTTTGCTCCGACACAGGAAAATGAAGAGGAAGACGAGCAGCAGAAGAAACACGACCGATCCGACAACAATCCCCGCAATGGCGCCGGCAGATAACTTGTGGGAGTTGTGGCTGTTTGGCTTGGAGTTGTTGTCGACGGAGATAGGATCGGCGATATCTCCGGGGCAGAGAGAGAGTGGACGGCCGCAGAGGGAGTTGCCAAGAAAGGAATCCTGAGGGAATGTCCGAAGCTTGAGAGGGACAGAGCCGTTGAGGAGGTTGTAGGAGACGTTGAACTGATCCAGGCTCAGTTTGCTCAAGTCGGGGATTGGGCCGGAGAGCTGGTTGTTTTCCACAAACAGAGTCTTCAACCGGGTCAGGCTGTTGAAGCCGGTCGGAAATGGGCCTGAGAAGTTGTTGAAGCCCATGTTCAAGCGAACCAAGTCTGGTAACTCGAACAAGAACGACGGGATAGCGCCGCTCAGCAGGTTCCGCTGAATGTACAGGTTCCGAAGGTTCACGCACTTCGCCAGATCTGAAGGCAGGGAACCCCGCAGCGCGTTGAAGCGGAGACTGAGGGTGCGCAACTGTGTCAGATTGCCGAATATGCCGACAGGGATTTGGCCGGAGAGAGCGACGCCGGGAAGGTGGAGCTCGACGACGTGGTCGCGCTCGCATTGGACACCAGCCCAGGTGCAGGGGCTGTCCCTGGTGGCGTTCCAGAAGAGGGTTCTGCCGCCGACCGCAGAGCGGAGAGCGAGCAATGCGGCTCGCTCGGCGGCCAGATCTGCATCTGTTGCTGCGAGCATGAGCGCCAGCGTGGCCGCCACAACCACGAGAGTGTGCTTGTGAGGCAGCATTGGTGAGTGGCGGCAACCTCAGCAGCAGGAGGCGGCGGCTACGGTCTGTTTGGATTTTGGATATGATTAGGAGAGTATGAGATGGGAGAGGGAGGAGTAAGAGAGTGACCAACCAAACAGACCCAGAAACAGAAGCACAAGCACAGAAGATGCAGAAGAAGTTGGACTCTGCACTTTCCaaataatatctcttttttaaattaagtctTGGAATTAATATAATACTCCTCTCCTTAACACATATAACATAACCCTACCTCGCTTCCTCCCCATATCTTTTTTGTATATCTACGTATTTACTCACTCTTCAATAAATacactattaattttatttatacgaCTAATTATTAGTTATTTGTAGTggtgttaattaaaatatatttagtatcATATCATGGTGATGtctaattaaagaaataaaatatttgaaaaggaaTTGAGTAAATTCGTGATACTCGGTTTGGTTTGGCGGTGGATTTATTAAAAGGAATGATGTCATACCACCAAAGCACCCAACAACCAGATTCCCATTTTCTGGATACAAAATGTTGgaaaaataaagtgaataatTCAACGCATCTTTGGTAAGTGTTATGTTTCTTACataacttgtttttcttttttcaattgaattggAAAAGTTTGTAAGGTGTTGTTTGGTGGAGCTTCGCGTCGCTTATTGTAACAAGCGTGTTTGATTATGAGTTAAGAAACATACTTAACACGGTTTTTCACCTCTTCATACTTCCATCTACCTAAATCATGTACACAAGTCCAACACCTACTAAAACAAACACTTACATGTATAAGTTGTTTCTATTcactttttcaaaatctaattattaatgtttgaaAAACAATTCTCGTTATTCTGATTTTTAACAAGTTTATTTAGGAAATATCAACAAAAAGTAATTGATGAGAGAGTTGgataaatttaaaagtgtaTGGAGGGAATGGGTTCTTGAGAGTTGTTTTCATGGTGTACTTGCTAATGGTAatatttgttcttgttttttcaCCACTTTTGTCTTCTTCTATCTCTCTGCTAACACCATCTTATAAGAGAAATTCAACTCACTTTTGTATACGATAaattattaggataaaaatacttagacaacattttttgacaacatttgaatatcaccatacgtgtcattgtgtgattggttcagGATAATatcattgtgtcatttgaacCAACcacacaatgacacatatgattgatatttaaatattgtcaaaaaatttgtCTATATATCATTACCCAAATTATTATACCTTCATACAAATTTTAAGTGTGTAGAGAAGAACATACGCATGCAGGAAGAGCAGCAAAAGTTAGCTGTTGCCAAGGCTATTCGgttggaaaagcaaaccctgtCTTTGTGTCATGTCTGCTTTTCTACTCCCCACGCCACGCGACAAAGACACCATTCTTAATTTCTTCTAAAACTTTCTCTTATTAACAAAGCATTCTGATTAACTGAGTATGGTGGTTCATCTTTTCCTATTACTGTCTTCTTAATCACTCCATCTAAGTGTGGTAATTTATTAGTTAATACTTGTAACATACGTTAACTGCAAAATCAGTGAATTAACATTGATTTGCAAGTTAATTACAAGTTATTAGGTGTCGGCTGTGGCGTAATTAGCATGGAGTTGGATAGGACAGAGATGGGATAATTAGGGCCCATTGATCAGAAACGGTAACTGTAAGCCTTGTTTGGCTTGTCATGTCCTTTTTCCAAAATTTGACATCTCCATTAGTAACCAAACGTTTTTATCAACCATGTTTCAACAATAACATCACTCCTACCAAATGATCATGTAAATGAACTTCATTCGATTAGACACCAGCAagtacaatttattattatacacATTCAAATCCAACATGgaagaaaacaatttaattgatttttttttcttttatttttgttaataaccCAGAAAAAACATGGCTAAAAACTTTTAGGggggtaaaaattaaaattacaattaaaattacttgCAATGCTCATAGGATTCTTGAACAGCAGTTATCTTTTTTGGCTTCTGAATACAGTGCAATGACATTTGATTAATGGAAAATCGATGAAAAATGATGAGCTGTGGGCCACATATTTATCTTCTCAAAACCTTCATTGCATTTTAAACTAAGATGCCAGCCTCTACATTTTCagatttttcttattataagagagaaattaataaaatactaaacaaAAAATTGCAACTTGTGcataaaaaaatgacaattGGTGATGGCTCCTAATCATTGCATCACATGACACAGTCTTTTGTAACTCCGTTGCATGTTCTCAATCGTTTTCACCAATTTTTCACCAATTTActgctttattttgttttcacttaCTGCTTTTGGTTTATCAGTAAAATTGTTGTCCTATTTCTGAAGAATGAAAAGCATTGCAACCAAGTTTAGCAGATTGCATGCTGGAAAGGAAGTACCAATTATTGGGTCATTTCATTGTTCGTGTAGCCTTTCTAGCTGGATCACATGTAAAATCTTAGGGTTGCCCTCAAATGCTTATGCAGATTTGGCCAATCACAAAAATCAGAACCAGCTTCACACGCATCCTAACAACTGATATTAATCTAAAACTAATGTTTGCAGATTGAATACAGGACTCAAAAGTATAAAGATTCTCCAAACATGAACGCCCCTCAATCTCTCCAGCTTGCATAAAGATTCTCCAACCTTAACTTTGGATGCATATATGTTTGGTCACAATAAAGTTCAGGAAATCAAAGTGTACAAAAAACAGCTTTTGCTGACACAGATAAACAAGGACAGCGAATTACAGTGAAACAAAAATTAGACTCAAATATGAAAgggttttattttatgtaaaactCTTTGTtcgataaaaagaataattaaagtttcctttttttttctgctaAAGAAGAATTTATCGAAAGAGCCGAAGCAGAGCCTCGTTCCTTACTTTGGCTATGATGAAGTTTGAGTGGATGAAACAGATATACAGTTGGGACTATAATCcatctcttttatcttttacattttttcttacttttgctGAAGGGATAATCATGAATTCTGTGTACAGATATGATTATTCTTTGAACTTTAGTAAAAGCAAATCTTAGAAAACTATTTCCATACACACGTATTTCCCTCTTCCATTGAACAATGAGAAAGAAACTACGCATGAAAGATCTTCTGACTTTTTAGGATaccaaaatttaatcaaaacaatTGCGTTTTCTTTAACATATCTTTTTGTTATACCAAGATAAGGGTAAGTCGATAATTTCACGATCCCATGAGATCCAAGTTGAAATTATGGGGGTGCAGAAAGAGGTGTCCATCTTCGCTCAAAACCTGAAAAGGAGCTCGAAAATTCAAATGACGGGTGTATACTGTAAAAGTCCAAGTTTCTATAATTGGATCATCAATCGTTGACTTTTCTTTCCTCACGTTTTATTTTGACTCATTTCTGGACCAAACCTTACACATTGAAACAATCATTCACTAACCTTATTCTTAGTCGTCaaggaaaaaaagaagggaTTGATGGTGAATACAATTATAcagagataaataaataaataaatgaaaaataaacaattcatttttttatatattattgtttacgCTGTcgtacatttaaattaatttgtgatATGAAAGAAATATTGAATTACAGTGAGACTtgaacatataataaaaataaaattgataatataggtaataataaaaaagtgtaaaaagaaTTATGGGAAGGAATATTTAATATTAGCggtgtaaaaataataaaaaaagaaaaagaaaagtgggaGGAGAGTGAGATAAGGACCAGCGCGTTTTGCTTGAGGTGCAAGGATTTTGCAGCAGGAAGAAGCCTATATAAACGCTTCTCCTTTgacctatttttatttttattattattctccaAACAACGCAACGCAACGCAACTTCAACACCTTTGGCTTTGAGCACCCGAAAgcaaacccaacccaaccagGTTTCACTTTCTCTCAAtactctttatttatttatttatttatttatttattcttgaaCTTCTTTCACATCCCTCGCACTTCTTTTCATTTCCAGACTTTACTTCTGACTTAGGTATCTTAATTCATGGTTGATATTCATTTGCCTCTCTTTTGCTTTTAGGGTTCGTATTATTagggtttttcatttttcatttctcatcaacatttttcttctcaatttcaATCCACCTTTCTCATCAACTCAATTTCCACGTGTCAGTTGGAGAGCTATCGATTAGAGTCACGCAGGATGAGCTCGCAAGAGCGAAGCCAGCGGTCTAGGGTTCCTCGTCAAGAATGGATTCGTCGAGGATCTACCGATCAGAGTCAGACTCAGATGCAGAATCAGAATCAAAATGGTGCCGCCGCCTCCACCGCTGCCGGT
Coding sequences:
- the LOC106772317 gene encoding probable inactive receptor kinase At1g48480; the encoded protein is MLPHKHTLVVVAATLALMLAATDADLAAERAALLALRSAVGGRTLFWNATRDSPCTWAGVQCERDHVVELHLPGVALSGQIPVGIFGNLTQLRTLSLRFNALRGSLPSDLAKCVNLRNLYIQRNLLSGAIPSFLFELPDLVRLNMGFNNFSGPFPTGFNSLTRLKTLFVENNQLSGPIPDLSKLSLDQFNVSYNLLNGSVPLKLRTFPQDSFLGNSLCGRPLSLCPGDIADPISVDNNSKPNSHNSHKLSAGAIAGIVVGSVVFLLLLVFLFIFLCRSKTAKKTSAVDIATVKHPEADAPVLAEKGIPDVENGGHANGNSAAAVAAVSAGNKAEVNGGGAAKKLVFFGNAARAFDLEDLLRASAEVLGKGTFGTAYKAVLEAGPVVAVKRLKDVTISEKEFKEKIEAVGAMDHESLVPLRAFYFSRDEKLLVYDYMPMGSLSALLHGNKGAGRTPLNWEVRSGIALGAARGIEYLHSRGPNVSHGNIKSSNILLTKSYDARVSDFGLAHLVGPSSTPNRVAGYRAPEVTDPRRVSQKADVYSFGVLLLELLTGKAPTHALLNEEGVDLPRWVQSVVREEWTSEVFDLELLRYQNVEEEMVQLLQLAVDCAAQYPDKRPSMSEVVRSIEELRRSSLKEDQDQIQHDPVNDIEL